A stretch of the Tolypothrix sp. NIES-4075 genome encodes the following:
- a CDS encoding AAA family ATPase encodes MDFDYFRHNEGTPTNNNRQSLLASGWRPFNREFDWDFLWHLLHTDAGELTQKSLNLASNIADNLGRTNYAWWANILNVVSDNTRYEIEKLWNYITPEPSSPDHRYKDVLSTETPIVQFVSRNSIPIDYVLNRLQEITVLRVLELLGRPDIITQYYLERDFYFPVERFSNWERLDVINTVYAYWSKYDVWLQIDPYDRGRRQYTLMARKLTPLINKATYDLAMMLSGYQSRVGKVHSQFPIRTFPEDIQSFTDSVQQAVLNQKQLAVLVHGEPGTGKTVWTQAVAKEILVPLGYVIFILDHDAIANFVPPTYLERICIIINEADNLAQDRASEVAQYNNKTEHILSLLDGTLYQSVIDESGIQMQQRLVILMTCNTTERLDPAMLRKGRIDLMYKFEQKFV; translated from the coding sequence ATGGATTTTGATTATTTTAGACACAATGAAGGCACTCCAACAAATAATAATCGTCAAAGCTTACTTGCTAGCGGTTGGCGACCATTTAACCGAGAGTTTGACTGGGACTTTTTGTGGCATTTGTTGCATACCGACGCAGGGGAGTTAACTCAAAAAAGTTTGAATTTAGCAAGTAATATTGCTGATAATTTGGGACGGACTAATTATGCTTGGTGGGCTAATATATTAAATGTAGTTTCTGATAATACGCGCTACGAAATAGAGAAGCTTTGGAATTACATCACACCTGAACCAAGCTCACCAGATCATCGCTATAAAGATGTTTTAAGTACAGAAACGCCCATCGTTCAATTTGTGAGCCGCAACAGTATCCCGATTGATTACGTTCTGAATAGACTTCAAGAAATTACTGTATTAAGAGTTTTAGAATTATTAGGTCGTCCGGATATTATTACTCAATATTATTTAGAACGAGATTTTTATTTTCCGGTGGAACGATTTTCTAACTGGGAACGCTTAGACGTTATAAATACAGTTTATGCTTACTGGTCTAAATATGACGTTTGGTTGCAAATTGACCCTTACGATCGCGGACGACGACAGTATACTTTAATGGCAAGAAAATTAACGCCATTAATTAACAAAGCAACTTATGATTTGGCAATGATGCTGAGTGGATATCAAAGTCGTGTGGGTAAGGTTCACAGTCAATTTCCGATTCGGACTTTTCCAGAAGATATCCAAAGTTTTACAGATTCAGTACAGCAAGCGGTTCTCAATCAAAAGCAGTTAGCAGTTTTAGTACATGGTGAACCGGGTACAGGTAAAACCGTATGGACGCAAGCTGTAGCTAAAGAAATTCTTGTGCCTTTAGGATATGTGATTTTTATTTTAGATCACGATGCGATCGCTAACTTTGTTCCACCCACATACTTAGAAAGAATCTGTATTATTATCAACGAAGCTGATAATTTAGCACAAGATCGTGCCAGCGAAGTAGCGCAATACAATAACAAAACGGAACATATTCTCAGCTTGCTGGATGGCACATTATACCAAAGTGTAATTGACGAATCTGGTATTCAAATGCAACAGCGTTTGGTCATTTTGATGACTTGCAACACAACTGAAAGATTAGACCCCGCAATGTTACGTAAAGGGAGAATAGATTTGATGTATAAGTTTGAGCAAAAATTTGTTTAA
- a CDS encoding AAA family ATPase: MKIQQLITEALSLPNNAIAYHVSQQLAALYPEKALVEGSDSTFNLNKYAEANFCFLHQQTSIHNQILTSWDGMENKIYNSTENANFEVIWQGHKLDILLMSWQEGFCKTRYYWILADSKEIAESFFTAVCDWNSEIRDEVLVFEDGYWAKNPELFQAIKSATFENLILHGTLKQDIQDDLINFFACRETYTAYNVPWKRGILFIGSPGNGKTHTVKALINKMQQPCLYIKSFKSEYDTDSENIRKVFKQARQSAPCILVLEDIDSLLTDENRSFFLNELDGFAYNEGIVTLATTNHPEKLDSAISDRPSRFDRKYHFELPDITVREAYIEFWNNRLQTAMRLSEDVLNQIVAMTDGFSFAYLKELFLSSMIRWMGTMEAGAMEKIIISQVAILREQMTSNTGN; encoded by the coding sequence GTGAAAATTCAACAATTGATTACAGAAGCACTTAGCCTTCCTAATAATGCGATCGCTTATCATGTCAGTCAACAATTAGCCGCGCTTTATCCCGAAAAAGCACTGGTAGAAGGTAGCGATTCTACATTTAATTTAAATAAATACGCAGAAGCAAACTTTTGCTTTCTACACCAGCAAACATCCATCCACAACCAGATTCTCACAAGCTGGGATGGAATGGAAAATAAAATTTACAATTCTACCGAAAATGCTAACTTCGAGGTGATATGGCAAGGACACAAACTCGATATACTATTAATGAGTTGGCAGGAAGGTTTTTGTAAAACTCGCTATTACTGGATTTTAGCTGATAGCAAAGAGATTGCCGAAAGCTTTTTTACTGCTGTTTGTGATTGGAATTCAGAAATACGGGACGAAGTTTTAGTATTTGAAGATGGTTACTGGGCAAAAAATCCGGAACTATTTCAAGCCATTAAAAGCGCAACTTTTGAGAATCTGATTTTGCATGGGACTCTCAAACAAGACATTCAAGACGACCTGATAAACTTCTTTGCATGTCGCGAAACTTACACAGCTTATAATGTTCCTTGGAAGCGAGGAATTTTGTTCATCGGTTCCCCAGGAAATGGCAAGACGCACACAGTAAAAGCATTAATTAATAAAATGCAGCAGCCTTGCTTGTACATTAAAAGCTTTAAGTCAGAGTATGATACTGATAGCGAAAACATCCGTAAAGTATTCAAACAAGCACGACAATCTGCTCCCTGTATTTTGGTTTTAGAAGATATCGATTCTCTCTTAACTGATGAAAATCGCTCTTTCTTTTTGAATGAACTTGATGGTTTTGCCTATAATGAAGGAATTGTCACTCTGGCGACAACCAATCATCCAGAAAAATTAGATTCAGCAATTAGCGATCGCCCCAGTCGTTTTGACCGCAAGTATCATTTTGAACTGCCAGATATCACAGTACGAGAAGCTTACATAGAATTTTGGAACAATCGCCTGCAAACTGCAATGCGTCTATCTGAAGATGTTTTAAATCAGATAGTTGCAATGACAGATGGCTTTTCTTTCGCTTACTTGAAAGAACTATTTCTCTCTTCTATGATTCGCTGGATGGGAACTATGGAAGCTGGAGCGATGGAGAAAATTATCATTTCTCAAGTTGCTATTTTGCGAGAACAAATGACTAGTAATACTGGGAACTAA